ACGCATGGGCGATCATCACCCGCTGCTGCTGCCCGCCCGAGAGGTCGCCCACCCTGCGATCGGCGAAGCCGGTAGCACCCACCGCGTCGATCATCTCGTCCACCAGCGCGCGGCGGCGGCGCGAGGGCAGCGGAATGCCGAGCCGGTGCCCATCCAGCCCGAGCGCGATCACGTCGCGCGCGCGCACCGGCATGAACCGGTCGAGCGCGATGCTCTGCGGCACATAGCCCACCTGCCCGCGCCCGCCGATCGTCACGCGCCCGTCCAGCAGCGGCACGAGGCCGAGGATCGCGCGCAGCAGCGTCGTCTTGCCCGAGCCGTTCGGCCCGATCAGCCCGGCGAAACTCCCCGGCGCGAGGCTGAACCCCACGCCGGACAACACCGCCCGCCCGCCATGGCCGACCGCGACACCCTCCAGCGCGAGCGCGTCCCCGCTCACCTCGCCCCCCTCACCTCGCCAGCCACGAGCGCGCTGGTGGAGGTGCCATGCGCAACCGCCCCGGTCACCGCCGCGGTCTCCGCCAGCATCCAGCCGCCGAAATGGTACCCCGCCGGCATCGTCTCATACAGCGCGACCACCGGCACCTGAGCCGCCCGCGCGGCATCGAGCATCGCCCGCGTCAGCGGGCCGATCACCTGCCGGTTATAGCCGAGAAACGACACTTCCCGCCGGCGCAGCAGCTTCTCCTGCGCGGCGATGTCCTGCGGCGCGGGATCGGTGCCGTTCATCACCGCCGCCTGCAGGCTCCAGGGTGTGGCGACCGCGATGCCCATCGCCCGGAACAGGTCATTGCCCACCGGTTCGGTCACCGCCGCGCGGATGCCGGCATGCTGCGCCCGGAACGCGCCGATCGCCGCCCGCCACGGGGCGAGCGAGGCCTCGAACGCGGCGAGGTTCCGCCGATAGACGGCCGCCCCCGCCGGGTCGATCGCCGCCAGCGCCTGCGCGATCGCCGCCGCCACTTTCGGCATCGCCGCCGGATCGTACCAGATGTGCGGGTTGCGCGTCGCATCCGGCAGGCCGAGCACGTCCTGTGCGGCGATCACATGCCGCCCCCGCGCGCTGCCCGCCGTCGCGCGGATGATCCGCCGCGCCCAGGAATCGTAACCAAGCCCGTTGAGCACCACGAGCCGCGCTGCGGCGATTCGCCGCGCCACCGCCGGGCTCGCCTC
This genomic interval from Acidiphilium multivorum AIU301 contains the following:
- a CDS encoding metal ABC transporter ATP-binding protein, encoding MSGDALALEGVAVGHGGRAVLSGVGFSLAPGSFAGLIGPNGSGKTTLLRAILGLVPLLDGRVTIGGRGQVGYVPQSIALDRFMPVRARDVIALGLDGHRLGIPLPSRRRRALVDEMIDAVGATGFADRRVGDLSGGQQQRVMIAHALIRRPDVLLLDEPLASLDLRSTAEVVSLLARLAREAKVAVLMSAHDMNPLLPAMDRIVYVAEGRAVAGTVAEVVRGAVLSALYGAHIDVLRVHGRVLVVAAGGGPHDHDHDHAHGEDAMHVVRIP
- a CDS encoding metal ABC transporter solute-binding protein, Zn/Mn family: MAKRRGLLAGLVAAPWIARAAGRIPAVGIESQYADVIAAIGGDRVEVAAIETNPNADPHGFEASPAVARRIAAARLVVLNGLGYDSWARRIIRATAGSARGRHVIAAQDVLGLPDATRNPHIWYDPAAMPKVAAAIAQALAAIDPAGAAVYRRNLAAFEASLAPWRAAIGAFRAQHAGIRAAVTEPVGNDLFRAMGIAVATPWSLQAAVMNGTDPAPQDIAAQEKLLRRREVSFLGYNRQVIGPLTRAMLDAARAAQVPVVALYETMPAGYHFGGWMLAETAAVTGAVAHGTSTSALVAGEVRGAR